In Arthrobacter sp. StoSoilB5, one genomic interval encodes:
- the pdhA gene encoding pyruvate dehydrogenase (acetyl-transferring) E1 component subunit alpha: MTIHADHSAPETAVEDQAADVRRKFGISVEDYMLPARHQIQMVNPDGTLRSHEEQGTEPGHEYPTPSDAELMAAYEQLVVGRRVNDQNSALVRQGRMAVYPSSHGQEACQVAAAMCLSEGDWLFPTYRDAVAVMTRGVDPVEAMTIFRGDWHGGYDPKKHHVGIQCTPLTTQLLHAVGVAHAAKLRGEDTVVMAMCGDGATSEGDFHEALNFAAVFHLPVIFFVQNNKYAISVPLSHQSVAPSLAHKAVGYGMAGERVDGNDLVALLAVMDRAVKLAREGSGPLLIEAHTYRMQAHTNADDATRYRPDSEVAEWQAKDPLTRMKSYLTDKGLLDDAANDRIAEHAEAVATQLREGLGEDVPVQPLDLFKYVFSKPTPQLKEQSELLAGELARAESAENHGTESAK; the protein is encoded by the coding sequence ATGACGATCCACGCAGACCACTCTGCGCCGGAAACGGCAGTAGAGGACCAAGCTGCTGACGTTCGGAGAAAATTCGGAATCAGCGTTGAGGACTATATGCTGCCTGCCCGGCACCAGATTCAGATGGTGAATCCGGACGGCACCCTTCGCTCCCACGAAGAGCAGGGCACCGAACCCGGCCACGAGTACCCCACGCCGAGCGATGCTGAACTGATGGCCGCGTACGAACAGCTCGTCGTCGGACGTCGTGTCAACGATCAGAACTCCGCGCTCGTCCGGCAGGGCCGTATGGCTGTGTATCCGTCGAGTCACGGACAGGAGGCTTGCCAGGTGGCGGCCGCCATGTGCCTCAGCGAAGGTGACTGGCTCTTCCCCACTTATCGCGACGCCGTCGCAGTGATGACCCGCGGTGTGGACCCTGTTGAAGCTATGACAATTTTCCGTGGCGACTGGCACGGTGGCTACGACCCCAAGAAGCACCACGTCGGGATCCAGTGCACCCCGCTGACCACGCAGCTGCTTCACGCCGTCGGTGTCGCGCATGCCGCCAAACTCCGCGGTGAGGACACCGTGGTGATGGCAATGTGTGGCGACGGCGCCACAAGTGAGGGTGACTTCCACGAGGCCCTGAACTTTGCTGCCGTCTTCCACCTGCCGGTCATCTTCTTCGTGCAGAACAACAAGTACGCCATCTCCGTTCCGCTCAGCCACCAGTCCGTGGCGCCGTCGCTGGCCCACAAGGCTGTTGGCTACGGTATGGCAGGTGAGCGGGTTGACGGCAATGACCTCGTCGCGCTTCTCGCCGTGATGGACCGTGCCGTGAAGCTTGCCCGCGAAGGCTCCGGGCCTCTCCTGATCGAGGCCCACACCTACCGCATGCAGGCGCACACCAATGCCGACGACGCCACACGCTACCGTCCGGACAGTGAGGTGGCCGAGTGGCAGGCGAAGGATCCACTGACCCGCATGAAGTCCTATCTCACCGACAAGGGACTCCTTGACGACGCCGCCAATGACCGGATCGCGGAACATGCAGAAGCCGTCGCAACGCAATTGCGCGAAGGCCTCGGCGAAGACGTCCCTGTACAGCCGCTGGACCTCTTTAAGTACGTCTTCTCCAAGCCCACCCCGCAGCTGAAAGAGCAGTCTGAACTGCTTGCCGGCGAACTCGCCCGCGCTGAAAGCGCCGAAAATCACGGAACGGAGAGCGCAAAATGA
- a CDS encoding alpha-ketoacid dehydrogenase subunit beta, producing MSPTVTTSVNGNVSAATASAAASAAATAEATGPQSITMAKALNTAMADAMRADSSVLVFGEDVGMLGGVFRITDGLMAEFGEQRCFDTPLAESGIVGMAVGMAINGMRPVIEMQFDAFAYPAFEQIVSHVAKMHNRTKGKVKMPLVIRIPYAGGIGGVEHHCDSSESYYAHTAGLKVYTPATVADGYRMLREAIDSDDPVMFMEPKKLYWSKDQVDLDALRAEHDAGTSTEGRAAVARPGTDATLIAYGPSVPTALAAAAAAAEEGRSLEVIDVRTLVPFDDETVCASVRKTGRAVVIAEAHGFASVSSEIVARVQERAFHYLAAPIRRVTGFDVPFPSPKLEHYYLPSVDRILDAVDDLQWED from the coding sequence ATGAGCCCCACAGTAACTACCTCCGTCAACGGCAACGTCAGCGCCGCCACGGCCAGCGCCGCCGCGTCCGCTGCAGCTACCGCTGAGGCCACCGGCCCTCAGTCCATCACCATGGCCAAGGCGCTCAACACAGCCATGGCCGATGCTATGCGCGCCGATTCGTCTGTCCTGGTCTTCGGTGAGGACGTCGGCATGCTGGGCGGCGTCTTCCGCATCACCGATGGCCTCATGGCCGAGTTCGGCGAACAGCGCTGCTTCGATACCCCTCTGGCAGAGTCCGGAATTGTTGGCATGGCAGTTGGCATGGCCATCAACGGGATGCGGCCTGTCATTGAAATGCAGTTCGACGCCTTCGCCTATCCGGCTTTTGAGCAGATCGTCAGCCACGTTGCCAAAATGCATAACCGGACCAAGGGCAAGGTCAAGATGCCCCTGGTCATCCGCATCCCCTACGCCGGCGGGATCGGGGGAGTGGAGCACCACTGCGACTCTTCCGAGTCCTACTACGCCCACACCGCAGGCCTGAAGGTTTACACGCCAGCCACTGTGGCCGACGGATACCGGATGCTACGTGAAGCCATCGACTCCGATGACCCCGTGATGTTCATGGAGCCCAAAAAGCTCTACTGGTCCAAGGACCAGGTGGACTTGGACGCCTTGCGCGCAGAGCACGACGCCGGCACCTCCACCGAGGGCCGTGCAGCTGTTGCCCGTCCAGGCACTGATGCGACGCTGATCGCCTACGGCCCGTCGGTCCCCACTGCGCTCGCCGCCGCAGCTGCCGCCGCTGAGGAAGGCCGCTCGCTTGAGGTCATTGATGTCCGTACCCTCGTCCCCTTCGACGACGAAACCGTCTGTGCGTCCGTGCGAAAGACCGGACGCGCCGTCGTGATCGCCGAGGCGCATGGCTTCGCATCCGTGTCCTCCGAGATCGTGGCCCGCGTCCAGGAGCGTGCGTTCCACTACCTCGCCGCACCGATCCGCCGCGTGACTGGCTTCGATGTCCCGTTCCCCTCTCCCAAGCTGGAGCACTACTACCTGCCAAGCGTCGACCGCATTCTCGACGCCGTCGACGACCTTCAATGGGAGGACTGA
- the wecB gene encoding UDP-N-acetylglucosamine 2-epimerase (non-hydrolyzing) has product MPSIMPIFGTRPEAIKMAPIVHALHESDEFECIVTVTGQHREMLDQVNELFGITPDHDLDILQPGQSLTDIMTRTMTGLDKLFAANKPDAVIVQGDTTTSTAGAIAAFYHGIPVVHVEAGLRSGNLLSPFPEEANRKITSQISTLHLAPTSTSRANLLAEGVPAKDIVVTGNSVIDALFTTVDKQIPFTDPQLEELAASGRKILLVTTHRRENQGDAMRGVGRALARIADAEPDLVIVLPAHKNPVVREAVLPALEGKPNVVVTEPLAYGEFTRMLSLAHIVLTDSGGVQEEAPSLGKPVLVMRENTERPEAVVAGTVTLIGTDEERIVTEVDRLLNDADHFDTMANAVNPYGDGRASERTVAAIAELLGVGQRIDEFGMTVSV; this is encoded by the coding sequence GTGCCCAGCATTATGCCCATTTTCGGTACCCGACCGGAAGCCATCAAAATGGCACCCATCGTCCATGCCCTGCACGAATCAGACGAGTTCGAATGCATCGTCACTGTCACCGGCCAGCACCGCGAAATGCTGGACCAGGTCAACGAGCTGTTCGGCATTACGCCGGACCACGACCTCGATATCCTTCAGCCCGGCCAGTCGCTCACTGACATCATGACCCGGACCATGACTGGTCTGGACAAGCTGTTCGCTGCCAACAAGCCGGATGCCGTGATCGTCCAAGGCGACACGACGACGTCTACCGCGGGAGCAATCGCCGCTTTCTACCACGGCATTCCCGTGGTCCACGTCGAGGCCGGCCTTCGTAGCGGCAACTTGCTTTCGCCGTTCCCGGAAGAAGCCAACCGCAAGATCACCAGCCAGATCAGCACCCTGCATCTTGCCCCCACTTCCACCAGCCGTGCCAACCTCCTCGCCGAGGGCGTTCCTGCCAAGGACATCGTTGTTACGGGCAACTCCGTCATCGATGCGCTGTTCACCACCGTGGACAAGCAGATCCCCTTCACCGACCCGCAGCTTGAGGAACTCGCAGCCAGCGGCCGCAAGATTCTTCTCGTCACCACGCACCGTCGCGAAAACCAAGGCGATGCCATGCGCGGCGTCGGCCGCGCCCTGGCCCGCATCGCTGACGCTGAACCGGACCTTGTCATCGTCCTTCCGGCCCACAAGAACCCGGTGGTTCGCGAAGCCGTGCTGCCTGCCCTCGAGGGCAAGCCGAATGTTGTTGTGACTGAGCCGCTGGCCTATGGGGAATTCACCCGCATGCTGTCGCTGGCACACATCGTCCTCACCGACTCCGGCGGAGTCCAGGAGGAAGCTCCCAGCCTTGGCAAGCCGGTTCTGGTCATGCGTGAAAACACTGAGCGTCCCGAAGCCGTTGTTGCGGGCACGGTCACTCTCATTGGTACTGACGAAGAGCGAATCGTCACTGAGGTGGACCGCCTCCTGAACGACGCCGATCACTTCGACACCATGGCCAACGCAGTCAACCCGTATGGTGACGGCCGGGCCTCTGAGCGCACTGTCGCGGCGATCGCTGAACTGCTCGGTGTAGGGCAGCGCATTGACGAATTCGGCATGACAGTCTCTGTCTAG
- a CDS encoding DUF6270 domain-containing protein, producing MPGLFIYGSCVSRDTYPFLDKDWSIVEYVARQGMISAASPRGVLRGESSLTSKFQKQCVRNDIRSTLFETIDRSASATDLFLLDLVDERLGTYELGQGSYVTNSWELGESKLLQQQPSEPRLIAFGSEEHFALWSKSASTVVRKIKETGRPMLVLAPEWAEASDSGVTGLVYRGLYAATYNKVYQRYFDHLRQEGCSVLSIGQDVVKAAAGHQWGLAPYHYVDAVYHHMRDAITAAVK from the coding sequence TTGCCCGGCTTGTTCATTTACGGCAGCTGCGTGTCCCGCGACACGTACCCTTTCCTCGACAAAGACTGGTCCATAGTCGAATACGTCGCCCGCCAAGGGATGATCAGTGCAGCCTCCCCTCGTGGCGTTCTTCGTGGCGAGAGTTCACTTACCTCCAAGTTCCAGAAGCAATGTGTGCGAAATGACATCCGCTCAACTCTCTTCGAGACCATTGATCGGTCGGCAAGCGCCACTGACCTGTTTTTGCTGGATCTCGTGGACGAGCGGCTGGGAACTTATGAACTCGGACAGGGTTCATACGTCACCAATAGCTGGGAGCTGGGGGAAAGCAAGCTTCTCCAGCAGCAACCCAGTGAACCCCGGCTCATTGCGTTCGGCTCGGAGGAACACTTTGCGCTCTGGTCAAAGTCCGCATCCACCGTTGTGCGGAAGATCAAAGAAACAGGACGTCCGATGCTCGTCCTGGCTCCAGAGTGGGCTGAAGCATCCGATAGCGGAGTTACCGGCCTCGTCTACAGAGGCCTCTACGCTGCAACGTACAACAAGGTGTACCAGCGCTACTTCGACCACCTCCGCCAGGAAGGTTGCAGCGTGCTGTCGATCGGCCAGGATGTCGTAAAGGCCGCGGCGGGGCATCAGTGGGGCCTCGCGCCGTATCACTACGTGGACGCGGTTTACCACCACATGCGAGACGCAATCACGGCAGCCGTGAAGTAA
- a CDS encoding dihydrolipoamide acetyltransferase family protein, which translates to MSSDMQVFRLPDLGEGLTEAELVNWLVAVGDEIKVDQPIAEVETAKSMVEVPSPYAGTVAELHGEAGQTLDVGKPLISIARSGAAPVAPETPSTAEDAVSTGVVASPEVDAAAETYRTEEKAGSGNVLIGYGTPGGVTSGRTRPRKASLAVVDRETETRAEAPVAAEPPVAGTRIPGKLSAVISPLVRKMARDHGVSLETIQGSGASGLIMRRDVEAAISTPEAPEAPGAPASAPVAEGDLDSRTGLAVSARTPVRGVRKAVAANMTKSRTEIPEATVWVDVDATALLDMRAELKKRAPHDTPGLLAFIARFVTAGLKKYPALNTRFEIGEDGSQEIVGFDGINLGFAAQTDRGLVVPSVRNAHQLSARELDAEIRRLTTVARDGKATPTELGSGTFTLNNYGVFGVDGSAAIINFPEVAMLGVGRIIDRPWVVDGQLAVRKVTELTLAFDHRVCDGETAAGFLRYVADAIENPGGALADM; encoded by the coding sequence ATGAGCTCAGATATGCAGGTATTTCGCCTGCCGGACCTGGGGGAGGGCCTCACCGAGGCCGAACTCGTGAACTGGCTCGTCGCTGTGGGTGACGAAATCAAGGTCGATCAGCCGATCGCCGAAGTGGAAACAGCCAAGTCCATGGTGGAAGTGCCCTCGCCTTATGCAGGTACAGTGGCCGAGCTTCACGGTGAGGCTGGCCAAACGCTCGACGTCGGCAAGCCGCTGATCTCGATCGCCCGTTCAGGCGCTGCTCCCGTTGCGCCGGAAACTCCCTCCACTGCCGAAGATGCGGTCTCGACCGGGGTGGTGGCTTCCCCTGAGGTTGATGCTGCCGCCGAGACGTATCGCACCGAGGAGAAAGCCGGATCTGGAAACGTACTCATCGGATACGGCACTCCTGGTGGCGTGACTAGTGGCCGGACGCGCCCGCGGAAGGCGAGCCTCGCCGTCGTCGATCGCGAAACGGAAACCCGGGCCGAAGCCCCGGTTGCTGCCGAGCCACCTGTCGCCGGAACGCGCATTCCCGGCAAGCTCAGTGCGGTTATCTCGCCACTTGTCAGGAAGATGGCCCGGGACCACGGTGTTTCCCTTGAGACCATCCAGGGCTCAGGTGCCAGTGGGCTGATCATGCGCCGGGATGTGGAAGCTGCGATCTCTACGCCCGAAGCTCCTGAGGCTCCTGGTGCTCCCGCTTCAGCGCCGGTTGCTGAGGGTGACCTCGACTCCCGCACCGGGCTCGCTGTCTCGGCCCGTACCCCAGTCCGCGGAGTTCGCAAGGCAGTCGCCGCGAACATGACCAAGAGCCGCACGGAGATCCCTGAGGCGACGGTCTGGGTGGATGTGGATGCCACGGCATTGCTTGATATGCGGGCTGAACTGAAGAAACGCGCTCCGCACGACACACCCGGTCTACTGGCTTTCATCGCCCGTTTTGTCACTGCTGGGTTAAAAAAGTACCCGGCCCTGAATACGCGCTTTGAAATCGGAGAAGACGGCTCTCAAGAGATTGTCGGTTTTGACGGAATCAACCTCGGTTTCGCAGCACAGACGGATCGGGGGCTGGTGGTCCCGTCTGTCCGGAACGCTCACCAGCTGAGCGCTCGCGAATTGGATGCCGAGATCCGGCGCTTGACCACCGTGGCGCGTGACGGCAAGGCTACGCCCACAGAGCTCGGTTCGGGCACCTTCACGCTGAACAACTATGGCGTGTTCGGCGTGGACGGCTCCGCCGCGATCATCAACTTCCCAGAGGTTGCAATGCTCGGCGTGGGTCGAATCATCGATAGGCCGTGGGTGGTCGACGGTCAGCTTGCGGTCCGCAAGGTTACCGAGTTGACCCTCGCCTTCGATCACCGCGTGTGCGACGGCGAGACCGCGGCCGGTTTCCTCCGGTACGTCGCCGACGCCATCGAGAACCCTGGTGGAGCGCTCGCAGATATGTAG
- a CDS encoding Lrp/AsnC family transcriptional regulator — MSETEAEQTAVPLDDVDRDIIRELTTDGRMSITQVAENVHISRAHAYSRIARLTGEGVLTKFTALVDPIKAGLRSSAYVTLKVQQHSWRELKEHLRAIPEVHHIALVGGDFDVILLVRATDNIHLRRVIFDQLQSMDGILDTQTFLVFEDVDTR, encoded by the coding sequence GTGAGCGAGACCGAGGCGGAGCAGACCGCCGTGCCCCTGGATGATGTTGACCGGGACATCATCCGCGAGCTCACAACTGACGGCCGGATGTCCATCACACAAGTGGCAGAGAACGTGCACATCAGCCGGGCGCACGCCTATTCACGTATTGCCAGGCTCACCGGCGAGGGGGTTTTGACCAAGTTCACGGCATTGGTGGACCCGATCAAAGCAGGCCTGCGGTCTTCCGCCTACGTCACCCTCAAGGTCCAACAGCACTCCTGGCGGGAACTGAAGGAGCACTTGCGTGCGATTCCCGAGGTTCACCACATCGCCCTGGTGGGCGGCGACTTTGACGTCATCCTGTTGGTCCGTGCCACGGACAACATCCACCTGCGCCGTGTGATCTTCGACCAATTGCAGTCCATGGACGGCATCCTGGACACCCAAACTTTCCTGGTGTTTGAGGACGTTGATACGCGGTAG
- a CDS encoding S8 family serine peptidase, which translates to MVKNSPMRSLRTVGFALATLLITGGLAVQPAVAGDSDIIPSTPQSLRPAPEVATDQFIVGLRDNAKAAAAAVEQAAGHAAMKLGVVAESSHPNAAGGHVIKLAKALSGTKAEDFLKTLRADPNVAYAEADDIMQVAADPNDAYYSTQWDLSEDLAGIRASGAWQYNHGEGVVVAVVDTGITSHVELDANVLPGYDMMSDAADARDGSGRDADPTDPGDWSTADECAVGSPQINSSWHGTHVAGTIAAIGNNTYGVTGVAPKAKILPVRALGACGGYSSDIADSIIWAAGGVVSGAPINPTPARVINLSLGGIRPCSATYQNAINFAYNAGAAVIVAAGNSNRPAADSSPANCQNVITVAASDRTGAKAKYSNYGSVVDVAAPGGDMSSSAVNGILSTSNSGTTTQATPGYAFMQGTSMAAPHVAGLAALLFSAEGSSLTPEHLEQQLKETSRPLPAGCPAGCGAGLVDATAALTTFGGHLPVTPAPIVFTDRDGTSNDTYTIPATAGAEYLVGGKVVAAGAYPGSGAVTVTARALADYSLAPAAVAEWKFTFKTSIQKITDFDGDGKSDVLARDSGGVLWLYPGNGSGGWLAARKIGAGWNAMTSIESPGDFNGDGKMDVIARDANGVLWLYPGNGSGGWFAARQIGSGWNAMAAIEAPGDFNGDGKADVIARDANGVLWLYPGNGSGGWFAARQIGSGWNVMTAIDGPGDFNGDGKADVLARNASGALWLYPGDGSGGWLAARQIGSGWNVMTAIEGPGDFDGDGKIDVLARNGSGVLWLYPGDGSGGWLAARQIGSGWNVMTAIL; encoded by the coding sequence ATGGTAAAAAACTCCCCAATGCGATCCTTGAGGACTGTCGGCTTCGCGCTGGCCACGCTCCTCATCACTGGGGGACTGGCTGTACAGCCGGCAGTAGCGGGAGATAGCGACATCATCCCGAGCACCCCGCAATCACTCCGTCCGGCACCTGAGGTGGCAACGGACCAATTTATTGTCGGGTTACGGGACAACGCCAAAGCGGCTGCGGCTGCCGTGGAGCAAGCCGCCGGTCATGCGGCTATGAAGCTCGGAGTCGTTGCCGAGAGCTCGCACCCGAATGCAGCGGGCGGGCATGTCATCAAACTAGCCAAGGCCCTTTCAGGGACAAAAGCCGAGGACTTCCTGAAGACCCTTCGTGCGGATCCCAACGTTGCCTACGCCGAAGCCGACGACATCATGCAGGTGGCGGCTGATCCGAACGATGCCTACTATTCCACTCAGTGGGATCTTTCGGAGGATTTGGCCGGCATTCGGGCTTCCGGGGCGTGGCAATACAACCATGGTGAAGGCGTGGTCGTCGCAGTAGTGGACACCGGGATCACCAGTCATGTGGAGCTCGACGCCAATGTACTGCCTGGCTACGACATGATGTCCGATGCCGCCGATGCACGCGATGGGAGCGGTAGGGACGCGGATCCTACCGACCCTGGAGACTGGTCGACAGCAGATGAATGCGCGGTGGGCAGCCCGCAGATAAATTCCTCCTGGCACGGAACCCACGTTGCGGGCACAATCGCTGCCATCGGGAACAACACTTACGGTGTGACCGGCGTGGCCCCGAAGGCAAAGATCCTTCCGGTGCGGGCGTTGGGTGCCTGTGGCGGGTATTCATCCGACATCGCAGATTCAATCATTTGGGCTGCAGGCGGCGTTGTTAGCGGGGCTCCAATCAATCCCACTCCGGCGCGAGTTATCAACCTCAGCCTTGGTGGTATCAGGCCCTGTTCTGCCACCTATCAAAACGCCATCAATTTCGCCTACAACGCTGGGGCAGCGGTCATCGTTGCTGCTGGAAATTCCAACCGTCCCGCGGCCGACTCCAGCCCGGCCAACTGCCAGAATGTCATCACCGTTGCGGCTAGCGACAGGACGGGAGCGAAAGCGAAGTACTCCAACTACGGGAGCGTCGTTGATGTAGCTGCTCCCGGCGGCGACATGAGTTCCTCGGCTGTGAACGGCATCTTGTCCACCTCCAATTCAGGGACAACCACGCAGGCAACGCCTGGCTATGCGTTCATGCAGGGAACCTCCATGGCTGCCCCTCACGTGGCGGGTCTTGCGGCTCTCCTTTTCTCAGCGGAGGGCAGCTCCTTGACTCCGGAGCACCTGGAACAGCAACTGAAGGAGACATCGCGGCCCCTTCCTGCTGGCTGCCCGGCCGGATGCGGTGCCGGTCTAGTCGATGCAACCGCGGCGCTCACCACGTTTGGCGGGCACCTGCCGGTGACGCCTGCGCCCATAGTATTCACAGACCGGGACGGCACCTCGAACGATACCTACACGATTCCCGCCACGGCCGGCGCTGAGTATTTGGTTGGCGGAAAGGTTGTTGCCGCTGGCGCGTATCCGGGCAGCGGGGCAGTGACTGTTACCGCAAGGGCACTTGCGGATTATTCGTTGGCCCCTGCAGCTGTGGCCGAGTGGAAGTTCACCTTCAAGACCTCCATTCAAAAAATCACTGATTTCGACGGGGACGGCAAGAGCGACGTCCTTGCCAGGGATAGCGGCGGTGTTTTGTGGCTGTACCCAGGCAACGGTTCTGGTGGCTGGCTTGCCGCCCGCAAGATTGGTGCAGGCTGGAATGCCATGACGTCCATTGAGTCACCGGGTGACTTCAACGGTGACGGCAAGATGGATGTCATCGCCCGGGATGCGAACGGTGTTTTGTGGTTGTACCCGGGCAATGGTTCCGGCGGTTGGTTTGCTGCCCGCCAGATCGGTTCCGGTTGGAACGCGATGGCCGCGATCGAGGCACCTGGTGATTTCAATGGGGACGGCAAGGCGGATGTGATTGCCCGGGACGCCAATGGTGTCTTGTGGCTGTATCCAGGTAACGGTTCCGGCGGTTGGTTTGCTGCGCGGCAGATTGGTTCAGGGTGGAATGTCATGACCGCAATCGACGGCCCGGGCGACTTCAACGGGGACGGCAAAGCTGATGTTCTTGCGCGCAACGCGTCCGGTGCTTTGTGGCTCTACCCCGGCGACGGTTCTGGTGGTTGGCTTGCTGCCCGGCAGATTGGTTCCGGTTGGAATGTCATGACCGCTATTGAGGGCCCGGGTGACTTCGACGGGGACGGCAAGATTGATGTTCTTGCCCGCAACGGGTCCGGGGTGTTGTGGCTCTACCCTGGTGACGGTTCTGGTGGTTGGCTGGCCGCCCGGCAGATTGGTTCCGGCTGGAACGTCATGACAGCCATCCTGTAG
- a CDS encoding YdcF family protein: MPLKIASVTRVVARALVAVMAVALLWLITAFQFFYSPPQATPHRTDAIVVLGGLSKERLPVAQELQESLDIPVLVVSTTGLAGNVEGDALCHEDDEPDLICFRPSPLNTRGEARGLAGLIAQNGWRSVTVVTSDYHLVRAGTLMRQCTSAEIQMVGSQPELSAPAWLDRFVVETGGLIDAWVQPECSSH; encoded by the coding sequence GTGCCCCTCAAAATTGCCTCCGTCACGCGCGTCGTAGCGCGGGCTTTGGTAGCGGTTATGGCGGTCGCCCTCCTATGGCTGATCACGGCGTTCCAGTTCTTTTACAGCCCTCCCCAGGCCACTCCGCACCGCACTGATGCGATCGTGGTTTTGGGTGGGTTAAGCAAGGAACGGCTTCCGGTGGCCCAGGAACTTCAGGAAAGCCTGGACATTCCGGTTTTGGTGGTCTCGACTACCGGCCTCGCCGGCAATGTTGAGGGTGACGCTTTATGCCACGAGGACGACGAACCTGACCTGATTTGTTTCCGCCCCTCGCCGCTCAATACACGGGGTGAAGCCAGGGGCCTGGCAGGCCTGATCGCGCAGAACGGATGGAGGTCTGTCACGGTGGTCACGTCCGACTACCACCTCGTGCGGGCAGGCACCCTGATGCGGCAATGTACGTCAGCGGAAATCCAGATGGTCGGCTCGCAACCCGAGCTTTCGGCCCCAGCCTGGCTGGACCGATTCGTCGTCGAAACCGGTGGGCTCATCGACGCGTGGGTGCAGCCGGAGTGTTCTTCTCACTAA
- a CDS encoding MBL fold metallo-hydrolase produces the protein MSAWHELGTDNYVLETEGSLLNTGLVVGSELAMVIDTGCGPRQGREILAAVREKTQLPLVVVNTHAHYDHFFGNAVFADDGVTEFWAHANCAATIERDADNQRRFVTTNEPEMAAGEGDAVDIVVPNAIVGDQPVLVDLGGITATLFYLGRAHTDGDLLVGTNSTLFVGDLVEQGAHPSFEDSYPEEWADVLRHISALRHRYEFLVPGHGKPASDEFVKTMADTMSTAVRQATQSIRDMPNDATKAIPVLPYGPEQSRWFIKRLQETNAQHGRAAGGSLATPDFGPEKTGFYPSS, from the coding sequence TTGTCAGCTTGGCACGAACTTGGCACGGACAACTACGTCTTGGAAACCGAGGGATCCTTACTCAACACCGGGCTCGTAGTTGGCAGTGAGCTCGCCATGGTCATTGACACCGGATGTGGCCCGCGCCAGGGCCGCGAGATACTTGCTGCTGTCCGGGAAAAGACCCAGCTTCCGCTGGTGGTAGTCAACACCCACGCGCACTACGACCACTTCTTCGGCAACGCTGTTTTTGCGGACGACGGCGTGACAGAGTTTTGGGCGCACGCCAACTGTGCGGCAACCATTGAGCGGGACGCCGACAACCAGCGTCGCTTCGTCACCACGAACGAACCGGAGATGGCCGCTGGGGAGGGCGACGCCGTCGACATCGTTGTTCCGAACGCGATCGTTGGCGACCAGCCGGTTCTGGTGGACCTTGGCGGAATTACGGCGACACTGTTCTATCTGGGTCGCGCCCACACCGACGGTGACCTCCTGGTGGGGACCAACTCGACGCTCTTCGTAGGCGACCTCGTCGAGCAGGGAGCCCATCCTTCGTTTGAGGACTCTTATCCCGAGGAATGGGCAGACGTCCTCCGGCACATCTCCGCTTTGCGTCACCGCTACGAATTCCTGGTCCCTGGCCACGGCAAGCCTGCGAGCGACGAATTCGTCAAGACCATGGCCGACACCATGAGCACCGCAGTGCGGCAGGCAACCCAGTCCATCCGCGACATGCCCAACGATGCCACCAAAGCCATCCCGGTGCTGCCTTATGGACCTGAGCAGTCGCGCTGGTTCATCAAACGGCTCCAGGAGACCAATGCCCAGCACGGACGGGCTGCGGGCGGATCCCTGGCGACGCCTGACTTTGGACCCGAGAAGACTGGCTTTTACCCTTCGTCATAA